GATTCAAACGGGCTGCGTGGGCGTATCGGAGGATATCATCACCCACCGCCAGCTGATGGGCATGGAGCTGCAGCCGGTGGATACCGACTACACCACCTGTCCGATAGTGTACACCTACCCCTGCTCGCCGCACCTTGCCGCCGAAATCGACAAGCGCGAGATCGACCTCGACCTCCCCCGCCAATCCACCCAAAGGCTGAAGGAGGCTTACGATGTGGTGCTGCTCGAGGGCGCCGGCGGGCTAATGGTGCCCATCACCCGCAGCTACTACACCATCGACTACGTGAAGGACGAGCAGCTGCCCGTAATCCTGGTCACCTCGTCGAAGCTGGGGAGCATCAACCACACGCTGCTGAGCCTGGAGGCGCTCTTCAGCTGCGGCATCGAGGTGGCAGGCATCATCTACAACAAGTACCCCGTGGGTAGCCCCGAGATTACGGCCGACTCCACCCGGGTAATCGCCGACTTTGCCCATCAGCATGGGAGAAGCATCCCCATTGCCGAGATGGACGAGGTGAAGGGCGATGTGGTGGTCGATTTCTCGGGGTTGGGGTTGCTCTGATTTCAATGTAGAGATATGGGAGCAAAGAGGTCACTGAAAAAAGTCTTGTGTCTTGATACTTGTATCTCCTAAATCATTATCACCAGAACCCCCACCGCCACAATGGCAATGGAGCAGATGATGAGGTACAGGAAGAGCAGCAGAAAGGCCTTCATCAGCGATTTGATGATCTTCTCGCGGTAGAAGCGGGCAAGGCTCAGCACGAAGTAAACGAAGGTTGCCCAGAACAGCCAGATGCCAATGGGATGGTTGGCCGATATCAGCTTCTCCCATATTAGCGATAGCGAGATGGC
This window of the uncultured Acetobacteroides sp. genome carries:
- the bioD gene encoding dethiobiotin synthase, which encodes MSKVFFITGIDTDAGKSMATGMLAKYLLAKGVNVITQKLIQTGCVGVSEDIITHRQLMGMELQPVDTDYTTCPIVYTYPCSPHLAAEIDKREIDLDLPRQSTQRLKEAYDVVLLEGAGGLMVPITRSYYTIDYVKDEQLPVILVTSSKLGSINHTLLSLEALFSCGIEVAGIIYNKYPVGSPEITADSTRVIADFAHQHGRSIPIAEMDEVKGDVVVDFSGLGLL